The nucleotide sequence AGATTCCAGGCAGCAGAGTAAAATTATCCAGTTAGGAGGAACATTTAAAGCAGAGTTACCGTAGCAAGATGCAGTATACTCATTCTTAGGCATCCACTGTCTATTTCAATACATAGACCTTGTCTATGAAAAAGACCCCTGTTGAAAAAGAGTTAGCATGAGTAGATTCCACTTTTCCTTCTGTGCATATAAGCATGTCAGCTTTGTTCCTAGATGGCTTGGCTGATGGTGTGCGATTATTACCAAACACCTATTACCATTGTACAGTTTCTATCATTAAATCAGCAGCACCTTTCCACCTATATTGAATGAGCGCTCAGAATGCACACAAGATAGTTAAACTGCTGGTTAACTATGGCGGGATAGATGCATCTCtgcatgtttgtgtgcatgtgtgaatgtctGTCATAggagcagaggagggaggaaattcCAGCAGTCTGTGCTGCCCCCTAGCCAAGATCATACCACTGAATTCAACACCAGTGTGTGCTCAAAAGACTTGCACTAAATATCCCCTTTGCATCCCGATTCAGAATGAAATTCCAGTTAGCAGAAAGGACACGGACGCTTGATCAAATCAGGATAACAACCCAGCTACCAAAGGAAGCAGACTCCCAGCATGCATCAAACCCAAACAGTCACCACATCAGATGTACTTACGATAAAAGACGTATTCCGTGTAGCTGGACCAAACTTTGTCATCAGTGTATTGATTGACAAAAGAAGCCGTGACTGAAGAATTGCAGGCCACCATGTGGAATCCACATTCTGACAACATATCAAAAGCCCTTTCCAGGTGCCTGAACTTCAAGTAGAACCTGGAGGTGTACCTGTCGGGAGCCCGGTCTGGGTCCCTGCTCTCATTCAAACTTTCTCCAAAAACTTCTTTGACTAGAGCAATCCTGCCGCAAACCAAAATCCGTGGGACTCTCCTGAACTTGGCATCTGCTTGGGTCTCCCGACCCATGGTGCACGACCCTCGGTAGCCAATGGTAATGAAGCCCCACTTTCGATCCGAGGGCACGAGTGACGATGGGGCACATATTCTCGTGTCACTGCTTTGGGAAACCTCCTCGTAATCACTATGGCAATAATCGTCGGGGCTCTGCTTGATCTCATCCGGACTCAGAAGTTTGACCAAGTCTGGCAGCTGAAAGTACTCGGCTTCCCTTTTGAGCCTCCCTCTCTCTGGAAAATGGTCGGGCAGGACCACTTGCTTGTCCCTGAGATAGTCCAAAATGTAGCGGAACAGGAAGCCATCTCTGTCGATGAATATCCTTCCCTTGGAATCTTTTGCAAGATCATTGGCCGACTCTCTCTTGGAGGTGAACATTTTCCAAAGCAGGGTGTGGGGAATGCCTGTTAAAGTTGAGAGGCGAGTGAAATAAACCTGGCCGCCCACATTCAGCTCTATCACCTCTGGGTAGGATTGTGCAGCTGTTGCTTGCTCTCTGGGAGGGAGGTAAGTCCTGCAGTTTCCACTCAAGGCCATGATATTGTTAAACAAGCCAACCACAAGCTGTGGGGGAACTGACACTCACATTCAAGGTTTCAAGAAGGCTCCTATACCCACTCCcccaggggtctcctaacatttAAGGAGactgggatgggtgggtgggtgaggaacaggaaacagaaatgaggttacaggatTTATTTTCCAATTGTCCAGAAATGGATTATCACAAAAACTGGCAAGGTGACTTGAACCttacaaaaacaaagaaatacgAGAGTTGAAGAGGGCTCCCTTCACACAAGACAATCGTATAACCAAATCTTCCATCAAAGCCCCAAACAGTAGGATCAAGCCACGTTTCCTTATCATTCACAAGCCTGttgaataaaaagaaaatgagaatTATTCCTCTATGCatgaaaaaaaccccacacactatTTTAAAAGAGTAAAAAGCAGTTGAGTTTTGAACGCTCAGCATACAACCTTTTAAAGGGAACATTTACCTTGCTCTATCATTTTTGTTTAGGTTAAAGAGAGGTTTAAGGAGGTTTAAAAAACACATTCCATGTTTGCACAAGCATCTAATTTAGATTATGCAAATGAGGGGATAGAAGCATTGAGCCTTACCTTGGTTACACAAATGCACAGTTCCTGTGAAGGGAAGCAACAATTCCtaagcaacccccccaaaaaagatcagCACTGAGGGTTGAATCTGGTATAGAAGCAAATCCAAAAGCAGGAAAGGGACTGGGGTTTGCGGGAAAGAGAGCAGCTCAGTTGGCAATATCCAGGCAGGACTTAACTGTTAAAACCCTTGCACAGGAAAGTTAACCATGCTGGGCATCGGAGAGAAGCGAAGCTGTGCAACAACAGCTGAGAccaagagatagaaagagagaggcaaaagCAGCATAAATCCCAGGTTAGGACTCTTTAGGACAGGAGAGAATTTCAGAAGGAGGACCTTGCTTCAGATGACTTGCAGAAAGCCCAGATAATATGAAGAGCAGTGAAGAGCAGTTTCAGTGGCATCCCACAGTGGTACCCTCTCCATCAGGAAGGGCAGAGATCCTCCCATGTTCCCAGCCAGGTTGAGAGAGCAGCACAAGCCTGCAGCAGTTTGAAGTGGAGTGgagtggtggggtgggaggaaaaggATGCCCAGGGAAGCTGCTTGCTCTCTGCTTTCACTACCCAAGCTGCTGGCTCTGGTTGCTGGGCTGGGTGGTTCCACAGTTCCCAGTGCAGTTCGGATGCTGTTGTTTCAGCAGTGCAGGGAAGAAACCATCCAGGGAAATGACTATTACATCATCTTAAAGGAATATGGCTTTTAGAAAGCCGAGCAACCTGGAGGGGGTGGGACTCGCGCGCTAGTTCGTTTCCcctcttcttcattttttaaCGAGTTGCAGGAGGAGAAGCACAACGTGACGCTGCCACAAGCAGCTCCTCTGAACCAGCAGCGAAGCTCCAGGAAAGCTTATGCTGCTTTATCCACTGCGTGAAAAGGACCAGTTCTACATTTTGTCCCTTAAGTTCTCTCTTGTTCTAAacgcagcgctctctctctctctctctctctctctctctctctctctcacacacacacacacacacacacacacacgttcttgTTGCACATTTTTCTGCCTTGATAAACTCGTGTCGCTCTGTGGTGCGATGCAAAATGAAACCTTATGGTTTGATTCTGTTCCCCCGAAGACACACAGTACAAATTAAATGACACAAATATGCAAATCGAAGCTTTGATTTCCCCGCACATATGCATAGGGAAATGTCGCCCGTTCTACAACAAATTAACTCATCAGGATCTGTCAAGCAGAGCAACAAAAAATCAGGGGGTGGAATGGAAAGCAAACAGAAAGAGGCATCGTGCAGTAGTAGCCTAATAATGGTCTCGAAAAGTTAGGGGAGAAGAGTCAAATGATAAAGCACCGTAAACAAGTTTCATTGTGAAGTTTGTAGTGaagcaccttttaaaaatgtgcttttaaaagcagTAGCGCCTGCACCAACTTAAGTGCAGAGAATCCAGCAATTCAACACAGATATTCAGGATTTTATATTGTGCACTTTTCAAGGATGAAGTCGCTGCTAATTCTGTTACTGCTGATGATGTTACAAGGATTGGATTAAGCTGCCAGGTAATTTGCTTAAAGGCTTTGGCATTTTCTGAACAAGGTCTATAAGCAGATTCCAAAAACTTTTATTACACGGTGTGTATTTGACATGTGTTAGCTAAACATTTGttgtaaaaagggggtgggaaggaatcACTAAAATCACACACTGCCTCAAAGTGTTTGTATGGGCTCCAGAAAGCACAGCAACAAATATTATTGATGATGATAATTCATTAATTTTCTATCCCACACCTTTTCGCCCAAAGGAAACCAGGGTGGTAAACAACACCAAAGTGGTAAAACAATGCATTTATAAATAAGgtgaaacacattttaaacattttaaaaacaatttcaaacagCTAAGAACATTTAACACAACtaaaaaatgtacaaaagtcACGTGCTCTCGCGGATAATAGTTTCAAGGCTgccaagaacagtttctttcacCTATCAAACACccaggtaaacaggaatgtttttaagttCTCCCTGAAGCTCATAATGAGCGAGACAGACGCACCTCCCCAGGGAGGTTATTCCAGAAACAGGAAAGCACCACTCAAAAGGCCCTGTGATAGGTCAGTGCCATCTAGGTAGCATTCACTGGGTGTTCTGCTACAATATATTTGGGTGCTCAGCCTGGTATATAGGGCTGAGATTTCAAACCTTTACGATCTTGACCAGGGACTTCAGAAACATAGATCTCTATCCTAGCGAAACCGATAACCATATGGCTAAGAACATTCAGCAAATTCTGTAAATTCAacacacatgtgcacatacacacacataataataataataataataataataataataatttatttgtacccaacccatctagctgagtttccccagccactctgggcggctcccaatctaGTGTTAAAACATGACAAGCTGTGCAAGGAGGTGCCAAACTACAAACTCATCACACCTGCTGTGGTCTCTGAAAGGCTGAAGATTTGAGGCTCCTTGGCTAGAGCCGCGCTCCAGGAGCTTCTCAGCAAAGGCCTAATCAAACTGGTGTCCAAACACAGAGCCCAGGTCATCTACACCCGAAACACCAAGGCAGGTGATGCACCAGCAGCTGGGGAGGACGCATAAAAGGTTATTGGGAGTTTTTTCGACTCTGTgaatcacaaaataaaataatttgaactcctggagaaaacacacacacacacacacacacacttttagttGCATTTAATTTCAGTCTTGCTTTGCCCATAACATATTTATCTGCTATTGCCTCTGTAATAATTTCActccagcaaaataaaataaaaccttctgctggttttattttgcatgtttaCAGCACCACCTCATGGCCAAATGAGATGATGGCAGACTTTTTAAGAACATACCTTCTAATATGTACCAGTAACCTAAATTTGCTGGTCTGTGATTCAATCCCACCAAAAAATAGCAGCGGTCTAGAAGGAACCGCTGTCTTCTGTGCTCATCTAGGATGTGTTGGGCTCAAGCCAAAAAAGAGCACGAGCCACAGATAACAGTCCTGTGCAAAAGGAAATATCAGCGACATAGATTGAGAAAGCTTACCATGACTGAGCTTGCTTCACTTTGACCTAAATCTGATTCCCTAGAAACTCCAGGTTAAATCCATCCCAGTTCATAAGTCATTACACCTTGGCTTGTATCCAGAGCTGGGCTTCTGCTGTCAGAAAGCCTCTTTAGCTTGTGGAAGGGCAGATTCTAATCTAAAGTAAGAgtgctgtgtgagagagaaatgaccccaagtctaataataataataataataataataataataataataataataataataataatttcatttataccctgccctccccagccaggatcagggcagctaacatcaaagtatatgaaacattaaaaacataaatcaaacaaTCGAtgaaaatacagcttaaaatcaaatttgcagcagaataaaatcagatggcaacctACAGATTATAACTTCAGGGGTTGGGGGCATTGagtgctcaccaggcccaactgtttgtGTTGGTCTTATATGAGCCGGTGGAAAGGGTTAGGGAGGCCACTTACATACAGGgtcttataaaaaataataatactaatagtagctgcagcagcaacagcagcagcagtagtagtagtaataattttattatacgCCACCCATCTGCTCAGCCACTGTGGAAGGCTTCCAATGAAATATAAAGGTACAAAATATCAAAAATTAAAATCTTCTCGAAGCAGGGCACCTTAAGATGTCTATGAAAACTCATAACTGTTCAACACTGACATCTGATGGCAGTGTGTTCCAACCGGCCAGGCCCAAGGTATTTCATTTTCGTGAGGTCTTACACACAACTTTGCACAAGCATATTCTGAGGAACTTTTTATGGCCCAGTAGAATTCATGTGCCACAGCCTGTATCTCCCTTTTTCACCACGTTTCTTATACTGTTGCACAACCCCTAATACGCTTCAGTGCTCTGCTGCAAAAAGATTTCCATTAGCCCTTTTGCAAGCACTAGACTTAACATTTTCA is from Lacerta agilis isolate rLacAgi1 chromosome 2, rLacAgi1.pri, whole genome shotgun sequence and encodes:
- the KCTD16 gene encoding BTB/POZ domain-containing protein KCTD16, producing MALSGNCRTYLPPREQATAAQSYPEVIELNVGGQVYFTRLSTLTGIPHTLLWKMFTSKRESANDLAKDSKGRIFIDRDGFLFRYILDYLRDKQVVLPDHFPERGRLKREAEYFQLPDLVKLLSPDEIKQSPDDYCHSDYEEVSQSSDTRICAPSSLVPSDRKWGFITIGYRGSCTMGRETQADAKFRRVPRILVCGRIALVKEVFGESLNESRDPDRAPDRYTSRFYLKFRHLERAFDMLSECGFHMVACNSSVTASFVNQYTDDKVWSSYTEYVFYREPSRWSSSHCDCCCKNGKGDKEGESGTSCNELSTSSCDSQSEASSPQETVICGPVTRQSNIQTLDRPVKKGPVQVLQQSEIRRKSDLLRTLTSGSRESNSSKKKSAKEKLSIEEELEKCIQDFLKIKIPDRFPERKHPWQSELLRKYRL